The sequence below is a genomic window from Lytechinus pictus isolate F3 Inbred chromosome 6, Lp3.0, whole genome shotgun sequence.
GGCCCTCTGACTCTGCTATCATCCGAGATAAATATACCATCCCTCTTGATTCCATGTCCGCCAAGATCTTTCTCAATTTAGACTCTCTGGAGCTTTCCCCCATAGACATTGACTCCATCTTTAATATCCTCCAGAAGAATATGCTTACTCTCTCTCTTGAACTTCCCCACAAAGTTAATTCAAAGAAAAGGTCTGGTAAACAAGAATGGTCACACGCTGTGAGCGAAGCATATGCCATCTCCCTCTCCACCTGGAAAGCGTGGAGGAATGCTGGCAAACCTACAGAAAACAACAACTCACTCAGATCCAAGTACCTTACCGCCAAGAAGAACTTCCGCAAATCCCTTAGGCAGTCCTCTGCTAAGGTTAAACTCAACACAAGATTGGAGATTGAAGGTGCTCGTAATGCTCCTATTTTCTATAAGTTAGTCAACAAGCGAAAATCAAGTAATGCTCCAACTCAAAATCTAGCCTACTTAGAATATGACAACACACGCTTCACAGGAGAGCAGGTCATCGAAGGTTGGCAGAGATACTTCTCCATGCTCTCCGCCTGCTCTCTCAACCCAGCTGAAAGCCCTGTAGAAGACCCGGACATCAATCATTCCCCCTTCGTCGCCTCTCAGCCCTCTAGTTCCTGCCACTCCAAGGTAGCCTCCTTGTCATACCCACCCCTCCACTCAGGTACCGCCTCCACTCCTCAACAAGTTACTCTTACCCTGGAAGATATAGACAATGCAATAGCCTTACTCAGACCAAAGAAAGCCCCTGGATCGGATAACATAACCTCCAATCATGTCAAGCATTCAGGACCTATTACCCGCAGActgcttcttcttctcattcAATCTTGCATCAGAATTGGATACATCCCCTCCTCTCTGAAAGATGCCCTCATTATTCCCTTGCACAAAGGCAAAGGTAAACCCATACATGATCCATCTAGTTACCGGGGTATCTCCCTTACCTCGTGCATGTCTAAACTGCTGGAGAATGTTCTGAAGCCCCATATTGAAAAGCCTCTCTCCTCTGTCAATGTTCCGGACGAGCTTCAATTCGGGTTCCAGGCAGGAAAGTCGTGTACTCTGACTTCTCTAACCCTCCAACTCTCAATCGAACTCAACATATCTGCTATGAACCCTACCTATCTTACCCTTCTGGATGCAAATAAAGCCTTCGACTCTGTTTCTCATAGTGGCCTCTTCTCAAAACTTCAAGACACACCAATTCCATCCTCTGTACAATCTACTTTGAACGCCCTCTACCAAGGTGCTTCAGCCGTGTCACCTGGAAAGGTTCTGTCAGTTCCTTCATCCCTCTAAACAAGGGTGTCAGACAAGGAGGAATACTCTCTCCCACGCTGTACAACGTATTCGTTGATGGCCTCATCAAGACTCTCCGGTACAAGGGGCTTGGCTGCACCTTCCAGAATAGATATGCAGGTGTAATTATCCTTGCTGATGATGTTGCCCTTCCGCTTGCAAGTTCTCCCACTGAACTTCAGCATATGCTGAATGTCACAGATGAATATGCCACTCATTGGGAATACTCTATCAATCCCTCAAAAAGTGCCATCCTCATCTTCAAGTCAAAGCGCAGCATCCACCCATCCTGCCAATTCTTCATTGACGGTGACAGAATCAGAGAGGTCTCTCATCATCCCCACCTTGGCATCACCAAATCAACCATCCCGTATGACCACACTCAACACATAATCACCAAGGGATACAACACCCTCTTCGCCATCATCGGTAGCAACAGCAGCAATAACCTCTTCCTCCCCCACACCCTTGCGAAGCTCTGGAAAACTTTCTGCGTACCCCGAATGACCTATGGCTCACAGCTCCTGTGTCTCACTCAATCCTCACTCAACAAACTTGACTCTGCCCAACACTCccttttcaagaaaatcttgGGTCTACCGAGATCTGCCCCCAATATCTCTATCTTCCTGTTAACTGACCTACTTCACTTCTCCCGCGAGATTGAACTGAACACTTTCCTTCTGATAGGACAGCTCTTCAGCATCGACCATAGTAGATTTGAATTTCGCTCATTCCTTCATGCCCTCTCCATCAAGACTCCTACTATCATCTACTGGAATAAACTGCTCTCTAAGTACAACCTTCCCTCACTCACCTCTCTCCTATCTGAAGATTTCTCATACCACCGCTGGAAAACTCTGTGCAGGAGTAAAGTGTATGATGCCCAAATGGAAGAAGCCAGAGTGTGCATTGAGAAATTCTCATCCCTCAGCCTATGGAGTAACCTCTTAATGCTCCCCAAGATATCGTCACTTTACCCCTCTTCACTACCGACCCATCTTCGATCAGCTGTGATATTACGCGCTCAGCTACTTACGTCCACCTATCCCACACAACGACGCCTAGTCACCATCAGGAAGAGCACAGACCCAACCTGCAATCTCTGCTCTCTAGAGGAAGAAACCACTACCCACTTTCTTGCCTCATGTCCAGTCCTTTTGACGCAGCGTCTGGACCTACTACAGCATGTTGAGAACATTGACTTGCCTGCACACATCCTAAATGATTTCACTGGAAATGACCCCCTCATCCTTGCATCCTCCATCCTTTTCCCCTCACACTCTCTGCCCTCCTCTTCTGCTTCCTCTCTGACATATCAATGCCTAAGATACATCTTAAAAATCCACCTATGTCGACAGCACCAACAAGAAAGGACCTGAACTTTGCGGCTTGCTGCCGATCTCCGAAGACCGGAGGAAGGAAATAtacaagaacaagaacaagcATGTGTGCAAGATTAAAGTCTAGGTATGATTGATTCTATCCATAAAACAGACCATTTGTAATTAAACTTgaaataaggatttttgttgttccGTCTTCCATTTCgtatatattttcttcaattctaTTCAACCAGATGTAGGGACAAACCAATTTTTTTcggattataaataaaaattgcCGTAAATATAGATACAATATCTatgtagaataaaaaaatagcaatatcTCTTTCAagtttatgttttaatttttttttattttttaccgcCGAACAACCAGATACAAGTCATACAATTTGTATAACtgtattaaatcaatataagcATTGAAAATACAAGAGTTTTGGAAATAGAAACATCAGAagcttttattcatatatatctaAGATGTCTTTATCTTCTCCTTCGTCTTTTTACTCTttggttgtatttttgttttttgacaaTCTGTCTGCCTACTCCAGTATAAGGCATAACAACCCATCCCccgaaaaaaagaataaataaatgaatgaaaaaacacacaaaaatagcACACtactaaaaatgtaaaaaaagaagcGTGTTATATAGATcagatattgattttattcgaaCAATCAATGTTTTAATTCAGAAGTAACGAAGTGGGGTGTGTGTGGCAATTTGCCCCTACAGTTTCCTACATGGAACAGGTGCTCTTGTATTTATTATAATAAAGCTCAATTAGACCTCAGAAGTCAGTATCTAAGGTCACATTGGGTGATTTTAAGTTCAGAGTTGACCTGTTGGTGTTGGATTAGGTCAATTATAACACGAGCTTATGAGCACCgaacactctaaaaacactgagtaaaaatttacccatTATATGGTAGAAAGGGAACGTGCATGTGTTctgggtatttctttttttaccccatattgggctatttcaacgcaataTTGCGTAAAATTTGTTCACCCAACCAACacgcatgttcccattttacccaatattgggtatacATTTTTTTGAGTGAATATAACATACAATTGGTCCTGAAAAAACGCTCACTCGGTATTGAGCCGTTAATATTGAGATCTGCATCCTTTTTAAAACTCAGAATAGGTTGTAGAGCTAGAAAGTACAATCCCaattgtgcttccaacaccaacaccagcaccggacttgaaatcaccaatTTTTATATATAGACCTACATAGTGACATCGATATCCATTACTCGTGTTCTCTGGCTTTCAAGATTGCATTTCCCATACCACCAGTCGTAGAACACAGGGTGGCGACCCTGCCAGGGATATCTTTCTGGAAACAATGATTTCATAACCAGTCctttgatgatgatgcacaTGCTGTGGCTGTTTGTCTTTGCGCGACTGGTCAAAAGACTATCCCCCTTCTCTACCCCACCTAACCTCCTCCAGGAAAAGTACTCTAGATATTTCTGCTGGTCGCGATCCAGGAGGTTGATGTATTCCACGAACTCTCGAACCGTCTTGAAGTCGTCGAGATATATGAATGAGTGCGGTGGAATCAGACGTTCGTAGTCGGCTTTCGGCGCGCCGAAGACGATCGGGACGCTTCCAACTGCGAGAGCGTTGTTCCAGATCTTTTCTGTAATGTACTCAGGGCATTGAGTGTTCTCCAACGCCAGGGTGAATTTATACTCTGCACGCATATCCCAGCATGCGTCCTCCGAGCGAGGGCATTCTAGCCGTCCGCACCTGCCGTAGGTATCGACGCTCAGGTAGTTCTGGAGTTCTTCAACAAACCTTGTCCTCGCCCAACTGGTACTGTTGCAGTTAGTTGCGACCCATATCATCAGTTTGTCCTTCTGGAGAATCTTCGGATCTGGTTCTGCGAGTTCTGGGTCCACGAAGTAATAACCTGGAGCAATATCTGACTCGAGGAGGTAAGTTAGCGAGAGGTTAAAAGGATTACCATACTCTCTAGGTGGACTCGCAGGTGGGCCATGGATAGAGGCTTCCTTGGAATGGAACACCCACAACTGGCCAGGCGGCCGGTTTTGGACATAAGGTGCCCAATCACGGTTATCGATGTGAAAGACCACCACGTCACTTTCTAAGAAGTCCTGAAAGTCGTTTCCAACCTTGGTTTCAATCCAACAGTCGGAGAACTTACACTTCAGACGCTTCCAGTTTAAAGTAAAAACTTGGATAACCCGTTCATCAAGTTCCCTGCACATTTGGAAGACCCTGATTACACAATCTGTTTGGGAGTCGTTGGCTGCTGCCGCTGCGTCCTGGAACTTCTTCAACAACCTGTTAGGACCGGACGCTGATCCAACGCTGTCATCGGCTAATACTTTCCTCATCCATGATGCATCCACGTCACTGTCAATCTTAAACTCCCTGTTGACAGCGGCAGTCTTTATGATCTCTTGGCTTAGTCGGAGATCATCTAGCTCTGGGATATGATCGTAGTACCTACTTTTTGATATCTTCGACCGAGGAAGGGCTTCGCCATTTCGGTATACCAATCTGTTTACGTTCTCTACAAGTTTGCGTTCGGAGTAGCTAAGAGACACCAGGTGGTTCCGCAGTTCAACGTAAGTCTTGAAGACCACGATCATCAAGAGGCTGCCCCCGATCACGATTAAACGATTCTTTACAGTGCCAAGGTTTACGATGTCCATGCTCTGTACCTGCAGGAGAACAAACACAGACTCCTATAATACTGTTTCCTCTTAATTTCAACACTCTATACAGGGGTTTCTAAAAAAGGGGAGCCGAAGTTCAGAGACGTCAGCTATGTCAAGATTACATAGGCCTAACTTCTTGTGATTTGTATTCTATATAACTATAGGTAACTCATCAACTTTAATTTGTCACATTAATCGTCACTGGTCACAACGTTATCCTTCAGAGGCGAAGGGTACAAAACCTATCCCCCCaagttttttgttttaatgtacATGCACGAAACAAACTTTTGTTTGTGAAGTTTTTGTTTCCTCAGAGTTTTTCCCTTCAAAGTTCCATGAAATGCTATGCCCACTGTTAACTTTTTGTGAGTGACTAGCATTTACATATCAACTGCCTAGCTCCAAAACGTTATTCATCCCTTCCTTTTGCACCAACACATTCAACGTTTTCACAGTACCTCCCCTGGATCGACGCTGTCATGTCTTGCATTGCTCTTTTAATCATTGTCGGAAGGTGACGGAGAACGTGTATTTCGTACTAAATGTGCCTGCAAGTCACCAAGGATGTGCTCAACCAAACTTGCAGCTAGAACCCAGTTATGTTTCATTCATTCGCAAACAAATCGGCAGAAGCGATATCATTATACTGAAATTTGCAGAGAAAACTCTTGATGAAACCAAAACATTACAACACAGTGGgtacactagcgtacctacggggggagCAGAGGGggctgccccccctgacgagccacaacccatgcaaaggacatatccctgcccccctgacgagcttgaaagaccttttttgccccccccctcccccctgacgaacttgaagacctttattgacCCCCCtaacgagcttgaagaccttttttttttttttttttttttttttttttttgcttgtcaaatttttttctggtacgaaatccttcatttgtgattgaagaccattttttttcttttttttttttttgcttgtcaaattttttggcggacggttttgcccccctgtgaaaaatcccaggtacgccactgagtggGTATCTTGCACGTAcgttacaacaacaacaacaacaacaaacttGGAAAAAGTAGGTTTTGTACCCTTCGCCTTTGAAGGAGCATAACTCTGAGACCCGTGACAATTGTGACGCAAGCAAAGTTTCAAATTAAAGTTGATggatagaataaaataaattatgtattattgatatatagctgacctttgaacttcggttacctttttttagaaacaaaatGTATATTATAAACCCTTGTTGCCAAAATAAACTATGGAAAATGGAATCTAAGGCTAAACGAGGACTCAAAATACACGATATTTTCCAATGGAGAGTAAACAATGGAAAATATTGGGGTATAGTTTATGATAATTCCTGAGGGCTTAGGCGTAATATATATAGATCCTCTCAAATTTCTTTTCCAACAGGTAAGAACAATCTGAGCCAAAATGACAATTAATGCTATTGCgatcattaaagaaaaaaatattaatacttTTGGTCATGAATCTAGCTATGCTAGCCGTGGTGATGGCATAATGAGCCAATATGCCTGTACTATGCACGTGACCAGCTGTgagttttattatgaaatattagCGAGTTTTTTGCAATCGCAAGGGAGACTGCTGACTTTACaacatagaaaatctattgaaaatgccagTCAAATCACAAGGAGCGGCTGAggggtctttgtcgaaaattgatgaaCCGGCAGAGCTCATGATCGTCGTAAGATTATGAGcggacgaaaaattgcaaatatgtcgtttgtccagagtccaggacgaaactgctgttttggaTTAACCGATTTTTGACTAAGACTGATTTGTCTCGAAGGgcttttgattatatttttgctaTGTTGCAGAATTCAAACTCTCTTTAAAAAGACTGTACTTGTTTTAAATGAATTCAATGCTGAGTTACAATGTATTATCTATACGATGTTAAGTTCTCATTCTCTTTTCTTTAATTGCGAATGGTATTTATCATGACTGTTTCCTTTCTACCTCTTCCATCTTCACtgtctcccctctctttctgttttctctCTATCTAATTTATGTGTatacatatgtgtgtgtgtgctcattgttacatatgtatttttaatgtataatttgtattataatgttataatgtataatttgtattataatgTTAACCTCAAATGTTTAGTGTATGTTGGGACCCTGCTTACAAGCACTGTGCTTATTAAGGGTATCCCtccatttttaaacaatatgtatttgtatttcatgtCAGATTTTTATGTACACTTATTTTTAAAGAtggtaaataaattgaaattgaaatctgTCCCCCTCGCGACTGCAAAAACTCCCTATTCCCACTCTTTGTTCAATGAAATGACAGAACCAAGCCAACAACAGTCGAAACTAAATCATAACAAACACGTTTTACTTATTTAATAGAGTGATCGACATTCTTTAATTAAAAGGGTTGAGATATGCTATTGAATATGCTTTCACCCTCAGAAATGTTTAACCGACATTGAAGTGATATGAACCTACCAACCgttgtttttaaaataaaaatgcatgcaAAATGAGGTCGACAGTTGGTCTGTTAATATCTTGGGCAGCTTTTGGCAGGATTAACAAATCTCCTGAGAGTGTTAAAAAATCATATGCCATGTAATTAATTTCATGCATTGCTCATATTGAATATTCGCAAAGTGCATTTTGAAGTAGATTGCCTGTCACTCTCGCCACTGTACAgtcaaataaaatataacatgaaaTACTGTTCAgccaaatgaattaatacagCAAGTAAACAACATATTAAAGTACTCACCTTTTGTTGACGTTAGCGTATCCACTTATTATTAAAAACATATCATGCTTCTAACATTGACAGGAAAAATTGTGGGGATCCAGAGTCCGCGAGTCAGCAACTCTTAAGGTTTAAGGTTCTTGACACGATAGGAGAATTTACCTCAATGTTGTAGGCTATGGTGTAAGAGAGAGAACTGAGAAATGGGGGACCAGATCGATCGATAGTCTATGTATCCCCATCACATCACGTCACTGTGCTTAGGGGTGCGTAGAAATGTTCTTAAGCGACTATTGATTAAAAAAGGCAGAACTAATTCTTCAAAGCGCTGGAGAAGGTTTGAATATCGATTGATTATCCCGGTCGGTCATCGTGGTCATTCCGGGATATGTAGTTTTTGAGCTGCTGTAAGGTTCATGgctaaaattcataaataaaacactgtcaattttttttaaatcaaaatcggataacaaattttataacgaagttatttaattttagagttaagcaatattttgtgaaaacaattttatgaactttgtcatgaatattcatcaggtaggctgatgatgtcacatccccgctttcattttttattacatgaaatcacaattcATACATGAGAACGAAAAACGATATGAATTCCTtataataaatcaatgaatatctaatgcactataaaatcatattgtcaatccacttttttaatttcaaggtagaaaatatttgaaaaaacctaatttcatataataaaatacaaagaaacaagtggggatatgacatcatcagtttgctcgttgaatattcatgaaatgctttgaactgtttcactggaataattcaaataaaaatgccaTAGATTTGTTAATCcttgatttggatgaaattttcagtgctttgtttgtctgaattttctttatctgttaaaatcgtattattttcagcctggagaaTCCTTTTAATGCCATCATGCTTTATTTTGACTGGTTGTGTGTTACTAAGTGTAGTATATGTagacatacacacacacagcaaaCCCTcacaaatataaatatatatatcaaactctttgaaaaaggCGTGTTTTTTAGCATTTATCCCTGCCGCCGTCTGTCCGTTAATGTTTGTTTTCCCTTGTTTcaatttcccctaatttactAGAACCCAAAACGACCGTATTTATTATGACTGGTGGGGAATGACATCCGAAAAGGGGGTTGGTTagtttccaggggggggggcttcgatTTGCCTGAACTTTTCAACTAAAGAGGCCCTAAACATGTCTCTAACTAGTATAAAGTTTAATTGATAATGTGTGAAATGAtattaaattgataatgaaaaaaataatgaaaggaaCAAAAGttgagaataaaaaaatctaGGGAATAAAAGAAACCTTTGAAATATAGCACCATATAGAACCTTAAGTTtagtaaataaatacatgtttctCTTGGGAAACAGAGGGCACGTGCAAAATGGAGAATaaaggggatggggtaaatagCAGTGATAGTGCTAGTGAATCCCCGAAATATATTTCCACGGAGATATTTCTTTTAGCTCcatatttccaaaatatttgtCAAATGTGACTTGATAAAATGATGCATGTGTGCAAGATTAAAGTCTAGGTATGATTGATTCTATCCATAAAACAGACCATTTGTAATTAAACTTgaaataaggatttttgttgttccGTCTTCCATTTCgtatatattttcttcaattctaTTCAACCAGATGTAGGGACAAACCAATTTTTTTcggattataaataaaaattgcCGTAAATATAGATACAATatctatgtaaaataaaaaaatagcaatatcTCTTTCAagtttatgttttaatttttttttttttttaccgccGAACAATCAGATACAAGTCATACAATTTGTATAACtgtattaaatcaatataagcATTGAAAATACAAGAGTTTTGGAAATAGAAACATCAGAagcttttattcatatatatctaAGATGTCTTTATCTTCTCCTTCGTCTTTTTACTCTttggttgtatttttgttttttgacaaTCTGTCTGCCTACTCCAGTATAAGGCATAACAACCCATCCCccgaaaaaaagaataaataaatgaatgaaataacacACAAAAATAGCACACtactaaaaatgtaaaaaaagaagcGTGTTATATAGATcagatattgattttattcgaaCAATCAATGTTTTAATTCAGAAGTAACGAAGTGGGGTGTGTGTGGCAATTTGCCCCTACAGTTTCCTACATGGAACAGGTGCTCTTGTATTTATTATAAGAAAGCTCAATTAGACCTCAGAAGTCAGTATCTAAGGTCACATTGGGTGATTTTAAGTTCAGAGTTGACCTGTTGGTGTTGGATTAGGTCAATTATAACACGAGCTTATTAGCACCgaacactctaaaaacactgagtaaaattttacccattaTATGGTAGAAAGGGAACGTGCATGTGTTctgggtatttctttttttaccccatattgggctatttcaacgcaataTTGCGTAAATTTGTTCACCCAACCAACacgcatgttcccattttacccaatattgggtatacatttttttttttggagtaaatataacatattatataattgGTCCTGAAAAAACGCTCACTAGGTATTGAGCCGTTAATATTGAGATCTGCATCCTTTTTAAAACTCAGAATAGGTTGTAGAGCTAGAAAGCACAATCCCaattgtgcttccaacaccaacaccagcaccggacttgaaatcatcaatttttataTATAGACCTACATAGTGACATCGATATCCATTACTCGTGTTCTCTGGCTTTCAAGATTGCATTTCCCATACCACCAGTCGTAGAACACAGGGTGGCGACCCTGCCAGGGATATCTTTCTGGAAACAATGATTTCATAACCAGTCctttgatgatgatgcacaTGCTGTGGCTGTTTGTCTTTGCGCGACTGGTCAAAAGACTATCCCCCTTCTCTACCCCACCTAACCTCCTCCAGGAAAAGTACTCTAGATATTTCTGCTGGTCGCGATCCAGGAGGTTGATGTATTCCACGAACTCTCGAACAGTCTTGAAGTCGTCGAGATATATGAATGAGTGCGGTGGAATCAGACGTTCGTAGTCGGCTTTCGGCGCGCCGAAGACGATCGGGACGCTTCCAACTGCGAGAGCGTTGTCCCAGATCTTTTCTGTAATGTACTCAGGGCATTGAGTATTCTCCAACGCCAGGGTGAATTTATACTCTGCACGCATATCCCAGCATGCGTCCTCCGAGAGAGGGCATTCTAGCCGTCCGCACCTGCCGTAGGTATCGACGCTCAGGTAGTTCTGGAGTTCTTTAACAAACCTTGTCCTCGCCCAACTGGTACTGTTGCAGTTAGTTGCGACCCATATCATCAGTTTGTCCTTCTGGAGAATCTTCGGATCTGGTTCTGCGAGTTCTGTGTCCACGAAGTAATAACCTGGAGCAATATCTGACTCGAGGAGGTAAGTTAGCGAGAGGTTAAAAGGATTACCATACTCTCTAGGTGGACTCGCAGGTGGGCCATGGATAGAGGCTTCCTTGGAATGGAACACCCAGAACTGGCCAGGCGGCCGGTTTTGGACATAAGGTGCCCAATCACGGTTATCGATGTGAAAGACCACCACGTCACTTTCTAAGAAGTCCTGAAAGTCTTTTCCAACCTTGGTTTCAATCCAACAGTCGGAGAACTTACACTTCAGACGCTTCCAGTTTAAAGTCAAAACTTGGATAACCCGTTCATCAAGTTCCCTGCACATTTGGAAGACCCTGATTACACAATCTGTTTGGGAGTCGTTGGCTGCTGCCGCTGCGTCCTGGAACTTCTTCAACAACCTGTTAGGACCGGACGCTGATCCAACGCTGTCATCGGCTAATACTTTCCTCATCCATGATGCATCCACGTTACTGTCAATCTTAAACTCCCTGTTGACAGCGGCAGTCTTTATGATCTCTTGGCTTAGTCGGAGATCATCTAGCTCTGGGACATGATCGTAGTACCTACTTTTTGATATCTTCGACCGAGGAAGGGCTTTGCCATTTCGGTATACCAATCTGTTTACGTTCTCTACAAGTTTGCGTTCGGAGTAGCTAAGAGACACCAGGTGGTTCCGCAGTTCAACGTAAGTCTTGAAGACCACGATCATCAAGAGGCTGCCCCCGATCACGATTAAACGATTCTTTAAAGTGCCAAGGTTTACGATGTCCATGCTCTGTACCTGCAGGAGAACAAACACAGACTCATATAATACTGTTTCCTCTTAATTTCAACACTCTATACAGGGAGTTTCTAAAAAAGGGGAGCCGAAGTTCAGAGACGTCAGCTATATCAAGATTACATAGGCCTAACTTCTTGTGATTTGTATTCTATATAACTATAGGTAACTCATCAAC
It includes:
- the LOC129263047 gene encoding alpha-(1,3)-fucosyltransferase C-like — encoded protein: MDIVNLGTVKNRLIVIGGSLLMIVVFKTYVELRNHLVSLSYSERKLVENVNRLVYRNGEALPRSKISKSRYYDHIPELDDLRLSQEIIKTAAVNREFKIDSDVDASWMRKVLADDSVGSASGPNRLLKKFQDAAAAANDSQTDCVIRVFQMCRELDERVIQVFTLNWKRLKCKFSDCWIETKVGNDFQDFLESDVVVFHIDNRDWAPYVQNRPPGQLWVFHSKEASIHGPPASPPREYGNPFNLSLTYLLESDIAPGYYFVDPELAEPDPKILQKDKLMIWVATNCNSTSWARTRFVEELQNYLSVDTYGRCGRLECPRSEDACWDMRAEYKFTLALENTQCPEYITEKIWNNALAVGSVPIVFGAPKADYERLIPPHSFIYLDDFKTVREFVEYINLLDRDQQKYLEYFSWRRLGGVEKGDSLLTSRAKTNSHSMCIIIKGLVMKSLFPERYPWQGRHPVFYDWWYGKCNLESQRTRVMDIDVTM
- the LOC135154472 gene encoding uncharacterized protein LOC135154472: MNLTFINCYLPCSSSQDDLAEYSLCLSTISTIISSHTNSLIVIAGDFNADISSPSPKKKSAILLNEFICENGLASLLQDVGSKELYTFMSDDGTRTSLIDGFLVPAHSSSLFSKPAILKEHPLNTSDHRPVLVSLHPPHQSGIVFASSSSAPIAEGIQRISISWPSDSAIIRDKYTIPLDSMSAKIFLNLDSLELSPIDIDSIFNILQKNMLTLSLELPHKVNSKKRSGKQEWSHAVSEAYAISLSTWKAWRNAGKPTENNNSLRSKYLTAKKNFRKSLRQSSAKVKLNTRLEIEGARNAPIFYKLVNKRKSSNAPTQNLAYLEYDNTRFTGEQVIEGWQRYFSMLSACSLNPAESPVEDPDINHSPFVASQPSSSCHSKVASLSYPPLHSGTASTPQQVTLTLEDIDNAIALLRPKKAPGSDNITSNHVKHSGPITRRLLLLLIQSCIRIGYIPSSLKDALIIPLHKGKGKPIHDPSSYRGISLTSCMSKLLENVLKPHIEKPLSSVNVPDELQFGFQAGKSCTLTSLTLQLSIELNISAMNPTYLTLLDANKAFDSVSHSGLFSKLQDTPIPSSVQSTLNALYQGASAVSPGKVLSVPSSL
- the LOC135154499 gene encoding alpha-(1,3)-fucosyltransferase C-like, with product MDIVNLGTLKNRLIVIGGSLLMIVVFKTYVELRNHLVSLSYSERKLVENVNRLVYRNGKALPRSKISKSRYYDHVPELDDLRLSQEIIKTAAVNREFKIDSNVDASWMRKVLADDSVGSASGPNRLLKKFQDAAAAANDSQTDCVIRVFQMCRELDERVIQVLTLNWKRLKCKFSDCWIETKVGKDFQDFLESDVVVFHIDNRDWAPYVQNRPPGQFWVFHSKEASIHGPPASPPREYGNPFNLSLTYLLESDIAPGYYFVDTELAEPDPKILQKDKLMIWVATNCNSTSWARTRFVKELQNYLSVDTYGRCGRLECPLSEDACWDMRAEYKFTLALENTQCPEYITEKIWDNALAVGSVPIVFGAPKADYERLIPPHSFIYLDDFKTVREFVEYINLLDRDQQKYLEYFSWRRLGGVEKGDSLLTSRAKTNSHSMCIIIKGLVMKSLFPERYPWQGRHPVFYDWWYGKCNLESQRTRVMDIDVTM